The genomic stretch GAAGAGACTGCAGGTAGTTAATGTACTTGATCGCAGCTCTGAGGGTTTCCACTTTGCTGAGTCGCTTCTCCAAATACTCCTCTGGCAGATGATGGCGGAGCTGGGCGTACCCTTCATTGACACATTTCACTCGCTGCCTTTCTCGCTCATTCCTTTTCCGGATGAAGGCCGGCCCGTAGGAGTACTCGCACCTTCTGTAATTTGGATAAGGCATCGGGAAAGAGAAGGGGCAGGGTTCACTGTAATTTCCCAGGATAAGGGAGTCACTGGGAAAAGGCAGCAGGGGCAGCTCCTCAGAGTAAGGGGATGGCACCGGGGCCTCCGGGTGCACGTGGAAAGTGACCATGGGCTCCAGGTAGAAAGACCTGGTCAGTGGCAAGCGGGCAGAATCGGGAAAGATAGGAAGTTTGTCAGGTAGACTAGAGTTGCCTCTGTTGTCCATCATTTCCTCTTTAACCTGCAAACATAACCAAGTTTATAAATGTGGTCAGATAGAGAGCAGATATGATCTACTTTCTTGGagatcaatattttattttatttttagagatggagtcttgctctgtcgcccaggctggagtgcagtggcgtgatcttggctcactgcaacttccgcctcctgggttcaagcaattctcctgcctcagcctcccgagtagctgggattacaggcgtctgccactgcacccagctaatttttgtatttttagtagagatggggtttcaccatgttggccaggatggtctcgatctcttgacctcatgatccgcctgcctcggcctcccaaagtgctgggattacaggcgtgagccaccatgcccgcctggAGATCAATGTTTTAAAGACTTTTCTGCTTTGATGACCAATTTCTGAGCTCATGTGGTCAATGAGAtggtgttataatattctgtgtgtAGTAAGAGGATTTTTGGTGGTACACAGAAACAGCACTAAATAACATTGAATCGCCTTATGAGAAAGTTATTCtccttctgttctttttcaatcCTTGTGGTTATAAAGATACAACCTTAGTCTGCTGAGAATGTGTCTTCCACACCGCACcactagaattctttttttttttttttttcctttgagacaggttctagctctgtcgcccaggctggagtgcagtggtgtgatcatggctcactagagccttaacctcccaggttcaagcaatcctcctgcctcagccacctgagtagctgggaccataggcgggcatcaccatgcctggctaagttttgtatgtttttgtagagacagggtcttgccatgttgcccaggctggtctcaaactcctgagctcaagcaacccacctgcctcagcctccccaagtgctgggattatacacagggagccaccgcacctggcctagaatgCTTTCTAATCATCCTAAGATCAAAGCCTTCAACAAGCAATAGCATCTAGTTAGAATTCAGTGTCTTTACTAACTTCTGTTTATTGTGAGTTCTAGTAATTTCACATTTATGGTAGCGACataaagttcctttttttttttttttttgagacagagtctcgcattgttgcctgggctggagtgcagcggcgcgatcttggctcactgcaacctctgccccccgggttcaagtgattctcctgcctcagcctcccaagtagctgggattacaggtgcccgccaccaagcccagctaattttttgtatttttagtagagatggggttttattatgttgtccaggctggtctcaaactcctgacctcatgatccacccaccttggcctcccaaagtgctgagattacaggtgtgagccactgcgcccggccataaggTTTGTCTTAAAACTAAATCTACTTGAGTAAGAAGCGTGATTTGATTTAAAGACAAAGAGTGAGTAAATAATAGTACAGGTGGAACAAAGATATAATGATGATTGTGAAGACGTGCAAATAAAAAAAGTGTGGGAAGGGCTGAAACaccaaaatattcaaatatatgcaAGGGAAATTATGAATTAGTTAATGATCATGCAACCTCAGAGGCATAGCCTTCTTAAATAATACCTGATGTGCTAGAggcaaaactgaaaatacaaataaaaaaggaatcatTTGCTCTTAAATGTTCACTATGGGACTCCTTTAGGTAAGAAACTTCCCCTACACATTTAAAACATAGTCAATATACAAGTTTTTACATATGTAGAACTGTAAATATATTGAGTAAAGTGTAGCTatgtttaggtttttaaaattttttatttattttacatttttatttttagaggtagtgtcttgttctgtcacccaggctggagtgcagtaatgtgatcatggcttactgcagcctcaaactgctgggttcaagtgatcctcctgcctcagccttctgagtagctaggactgcaggtgtgcaccaccatgcctggccttttctttttctttttttttttttgtagggatggggtcttgcctTGATGCCCCGGCTGATTTTAAACCTCCTAGcttcaaaagatcctcccacagcactgggattacaggcatgagccacttcacccagcctaTAAttaagtttttttggtttttgtgtgtgtgtgtttttgttgaaCTCAAGGATGAAGCAGTATAACCCAAGAGGTTCCACACCAACGCATTTCTTCTTTGTGAATAGGTCTATATCCTTCTCCTGTTTTAAACTACTGTTACTTTTTGCCTTTGACTGTAGTCATATAGCAACAACAGATTTTACAGAGGCACTGCAGTGTAACCGGTTAACTTGGAGGCAGGGGGAAAAGAGCTTTTTCTCTCAGTCATAACACCCTCAGGTTTCAATATGGCCTTACCCCTTCCTAGCTGTGTGTCCTTAGGAAAGtgccttaacctctctgagctttcacTTTCCCCATGTTCAAATGAGCTACTAACTATTCTgcagggtggttgtgaggataaagtgaaaaaaatacagttgaccctccATATTGGTGAGCTcctcatctgtgtattcaaccaaCTATGGGTGGAAAATATTCAGGGGGAAAAAAGGGATGGCAGCATGGGTACTAAATAAGTACTGACATTTTTTCTGTCATTATCCTCTaaacaatacagtgtaacaactatttgtATAGAAtgtgcattgtattaggtattataagtaatccagagatgaCTGAAAGTGTTTGAGAGGGTGTGTGTACGTTCCATGCAAGTGCTACGTTATTTTCTATAAGGGAGTTGGAcctctgtggattttggtatttgAGGGGAGTCCTAAACCCAACCCCCCCAGGTACAGAGGGGTGACTGTGCCTATAATGCACCCAACGTttgcctctttcctttctttagagATGAATGAATCCTTATGTAGCATTCCTTTCTAAACTGCACCTTATAGAAAACCTGGTTTATGTTTTCCTTAACACTGTAGAGTCACAACACTGATCTATCCTAAACACACGTGTTGAGAGATGAGGAACATACCTAAAGTGGAGAAGGAAAAGCAGCTTGAAGTCTAATTGTGGGCCTCCATCAAAGAAGGAAATACGGTGTTAATTTCTCAGCAGGCTGATTTTTCAGCATCTTTAGGAGTGAGGGGTTATTATCTGTGCTTGgcatactacacacacacacacacacacacacacatacacacacacacaccagtcctAATGTTTAGGGCAAGATTAGATAATATTGGCACTTGTTTCTCTACCTGAATACAGCAAAAACTCAGCAGGCTGCACTGTGTAGTGGGAGGAGCAGCCCCTAAGACCAGAATTCAAGTATGAAGGTCAGGGGACTAGAGAAACAGCAATggcagcaggggcaggggtgTCGGGAGGGAGGAGTGGCCAGGGTTAAAGGGTTATAGTAAGTCATGGTGAAAGAGGCTGGAAAAGAAGTCAATGCCAGGAAAAGCTCTTCTTAAAAGGGACGGGGTGGGGGGATGAGATAAGTGGGATAGGTCCAATTAAAAATCGAAACAGAGGAACAGGAAACTAAAGATTCCAAATTACTGACCAAATGACCTAAGAtaactaacaaaacaaaaatctctggaaaactaaaaactagccaggattctgtcaaaaagaaaaagttactgaGAGAAACAAGTTAGGAAATTCCCAAGCCAGGAATTCTAGAGGGTAAGAGAGAAAGAACGGGTATGGCAGAAGCTGCAAAATGGTGGCAAATGGGTGTGGAGTCCGTATTACTGCATTTCTGACAACAGCAGAGACATAGTGTTGCCTTTAGTTAACAAGCGggaattaacagcctaccaaaaAGTAAAGCAGATGTCATCAAACCTAACTATACAAAAATCATTCTTTTGGTGATGGTTTTACCCTAAAAGACCATTTAAACAATATCCTAAATCTTGACCCAGATGAAATCTGAGTAATTTGTATATGCCACAAGTAATTAAGACTTTCTAGGTTTTAGCAATAGTTTTCGTAATTCTTGAAAAAAGAGCATGGTGTCTCTGGAGGCACACTGATGAGAAATTTTTTCTGTTGAGCATTTCCAATAAGTTCACCAATCAATGTACTAGCATTTAAATATGATCACCTtttattcaaagaagaaaatttaaggcAGCagagtaagaaaatgaaataaaatgcagcAACAAGGAGAATCAAGATGAAAAGCCTAGTGGGGTCTGGATGTGTTTGTAGGAATTGAgtataagtttttaaaagaaagcaacaCAGATTGGTAGTGCTGGGGCTCCATGGTTCCAGAAACAGACACAGCTAACAAACACATCTATGTTGGGAAAATCTCAGATTCTGCCTTAGAGCGATTCTGGGAAATAAATGATGAGGTCTTAATGATAAAATTGTAAGAGATTCTGGATGTCTGCTGAGCATAAAAGCTTCAAATTTCAGAGATGTATagcatgtaaaaaataaaaagctacaaCTGCCGATATAATTGAATTATGGAATGTTAGAGCTGGAAGGAAACTTAAAACTTCCTCATAGGTTGTAATATGTTGCTAAGGTTACAAAGCTAGTAGCAGAGCAGGGGAGAACCTAGTGTCCCGACTTCCAAATCAAAACTCCTTCTGCTCTTCTAGATGATTTAATTGCCAGCAAAACCTGGATCTTCCATTATATGGGTAATAATTGGTAGTTTAAGATAATGGAATAATCCGATAGCTGACAAAATTCAGTATTTATCAACTGTACCTAGGGATTTTCTTAAAAATCGTGTTCTTATTCTTCCCCATGGGCCACTCTGGAGAATAGTCTCTTACCTGAGTTTTGTTGTCAGGATGCTGTATTTTGGGCTGAGTTGGACTTAACCTGATTTATAGGTGATCATTTAATAACAATATGCAAAGTAGTTTACAGTTAAACAGAACTGCTCAGTTCTGGTTTGGCTGTTTTTCCTATCCGAGATGTAGATATGATAACAAATAACCATACTAAATAGAAAGGTGTGCTTACAAAACTGGATACTTGTAacaaattcttttgtttaaagaATGTCCCCCATTCTTCTGGGTTATATGAtattatatcaaaattatttatGGAGCAATAGACTCATAATGTGCAAATATTGGCCAGTATTCTTTTAGATAGAGATTAAGGCCAGAACTAGGAAGGTCAGTATGAACTTacatcttttttttactttttatttttttaaagccagtcaGATTTAGCAGTGGGGACTTTAGTGACACGAATGTGGATGTTAAATTCTGATAACCCAGTATCATAGGAACTAGCCAATACCTTTTTCTTAAATagccattttattctttcttcttaagtatacttttatctttttaaaaatataaatattagaagcattccttcttatttatttagagacaaggtctca from Nomascus leucogenys isolate Asia chromosome 15, Asia_NLE_v1, whole genome shotgun sequence encodes the following:
- the ASCL3 gene encoding achaete-scute homolog 3 translates to MMDNRGNSSLPDKLPIFPDSARLPLTRSFYLEPMVTFHVHPEAPVPSPYSEELPLLPFPSDSLILGNYSEPCPFSFPMPYPNYRRCEYSYGPAFIRKRNERERQRVKCVNEGYAQLRHHLPEEYLEKRLSKVETLRAAIKYINYLQSLLYPDKDETKNNPGKVSSMIATTSHHTDPMFRIV